The following proteins are co-located in the Silene latifolia isolate original U9 population chromosome 1, ASM4854445v1, whole genome shotgun sequence genome:
- the LOC141602913 gene encoding deacetoxyvindoline 4-hydroxylase-like — protein sequence MSTLTLNMNSVSLNDSNYSKEEEVNKLKNAKATVKHMMDSGLTQVPKIFTNQTELWQDESVETYNRDLKVPVIDLRGFEGEGKRRKQIVAEILDASKTWGIFKVVGHGVPKESINDMLEGVKKFNEQPMELKTEYYSHDPTKKVRYHLSINPISFDPVWKDTFSAHYEDQPVEDSEAFVPSICRKEMSDYVTYATELKETLSELMSEALGLRSDYLRTSGCIEARKLVSHYSPPCPDPSLTMSTSKHSDPFFLTFLVQNNVNGLQAHHENQWIDVTFEDDVILVVIGDLLQVLP from the exons ATGTCTACCCTTACTTTGAATATGAACTCCGTGAGTCTAAATGACTCGAACTATAGTAAAGAAGAAGAGGTAAATAAGCTCAAAAATGCGAAAGCAACTGTGAAACACATGATGGATTCTGGTTTAACCCAAGTTCCGAAAATCTTCACAAACCAAACAGAGTTGTGGCAAGATGAATCAGTAGAGACATATAACCGGGACCTCAAAGTTCCGGTCATTGATCTTCGAGGTTTCGAAGGTGAAGGGAAAAGGAGGAAGCAGATTGTGGCTGAAATTCTTGACGCGTCAAAAACATGGGGAATATTTAAGGTGGTCGgtcatggagtgcctaaggaaaGCATCAATGATATGCTTGAAGGTGTAAAAAAGTTCAATGAGCAACCCATGGAGTTGAAGACTGAGTATTACTCCCATGATCCAACCAAGAAGGTGCGGTATCACCTCTCTATTAATCCAATCTCATTTGATCCGGTATGGAAGGACACGTTTTCGGCTCATTATGAGGATCAGCCTGTTGAGGATTCTGAGGCCTTTGTGCCGAGTATTTGCAG AAAAGAAATGTCAGATTATGTGACATATGCGACTGAGCTGAAAGAGACGTTATCAGAGTTGATGTCTGAGGCATTGGGGCTAAGGAGTGATTACCTGAGAACAAGTGGATGCATAGAAGCTCGAAAGTTGGTGAGCCACTATTCTCCGCCATGTCCCGACCCTTCCTTGACCATGAGCACATCCAAGCATTCCGATCCTTTCTTCCTCACTTTTCTCGTCCAAAACAACGTTAATGGACTTCAGGCTCACCATGAAAATCAGTGGATAGATGTGACTTTTGAGGATGATGTTATCTTAGTTGTCATCGGTGACTTGCTCCAGGTACTACCCTGA